AGTTTTACAACGATGATTGTCTAAGGCATGTCTGTGCCTTTCCATACATCAGGTCTCTTGCCTGTGTGTGATTAGTGGTCAGATCCGGTTTAACTAATAAGTTGTTATGCCGTGTAATGTTACTTTGCAATGGTTTATCTAGGGGATTTATCCCGGAGATAGATAAAATCCAGGTTTCAAGTTTATGTAAGGCTGTACCCTCAGTGCAATTGATATGTATATTTGTAAAATTTTATGTTATTCTACAAATTTCAATAgaataaatgtttttaagtaaaAGAAAAGGTGGAAACAGAAGGAAAAAGATCTCCACATCCAAAACAACTTCACTCAACAATCAACCAATTCAACTTAAGTTTCATTTTCTCCTTCATAGTTAATGGAAAAGGAAAGAAACTTCTTCCTTGTTTTTGGCTGTTCAGCAATAACAGACTAACAGTAAAATCTCTTGGATGAAAGCATTAAAATCCTAAACATTTCCTGCAACTGGTTAAGGTTTGAACTCTCGTCGATCCTGCCATACGATTGAAGTTGATAGTGTTAATTGTAAAGGATGGATCACTCATCATATCATACCTCAAATCCATTGAGTCTCAAACACGTCAAAGAGCAACAATATAGGTTTTCATAAAATTTTGCGAGAATATTGGAGTAAGCATGCTTTGAAGTAGGCATCTCAAGCCAAGTAGGAGTAACCAACTTCTACGAACCTTAAGGTGTACTGAAAAAATAACTAATTTGATCTTACACGTTTATGCAACAAGCCAGTAGAATTGATGTAACAAGCCTGAATGTTGTCTCTCGAACAGTAGTCAAAAGATTGATGCTCCAGCGATTTGGTGGCCAGTTTCCAGATTTTGCAACTTGATGGCTGGAAGTAGGTTTGATATTTGTTGTGGTGGCTGCTCCATTAAATTAGTTACAAATGTAAATTAACAAACGTGATGTTGTACAATGACCATCCTTTACATATCACAAATTCTTCTCTTTATGTAGATAATAATCACTGTATGCCATCGTTTCCAATGCTCCAagtttataaattttaaattctaTTGTACTTGAACTTCCAATTCTAAACAAGACTCTGATACACAAAGTGCAGATTCTCATACAAAAATAAAACATAACATAACTAGAAGAGGCAAACTGCTATTATTTGGAATTCCAGTAAGAGACAAACAGTAGAGACTGCTGTTATTTGGCAAACCGCTTCAATAAAAAAGGAATTTCGAGGAAATAAGTACGTAAAATAATTTAATGGCAGAATTCGATTCTTTAATTAAGTTAACATAAATTAATATCCAGTTGTTACAAGTCAACCATCTTATAAAATATGAACAGGTTACTTTAAGTTGAATGCTTCATTAGTGAACAGATCAAAGGTTAAGTGTGTTAAGGAATTTTCGCATGTTAGGTGGTTGTCTATAAAATAGGAATACATAGTCAAGAGTACACTGCAAGATTTCATAGCCAGAGAGAGCCAAGATGTGTATAAGTATGTAGTTCTCTTTATTGCACATCACTAACACATATTCTTGGAATAAATCATGATTAAGAAAGGAGCCAAAAGAAGCCGAACATCAGAACATCTTTCTCCCGTATTATGTGAACCTCATTTGCAAACCTTTGCAGATTCTGCTGTCAAAGTTGCTGCAAGCGAAGACCTTCTGATTGAGATCCTGTTGCATGTCCCCGTCAAGACACTTATGAGTTTCAAATGTGTATCCAAACAGTGGTTATCTCTTATTACTGATCCACACTTTGTTCGTCTTCGCAACCCACCCTCCCTTTCTGCATCTGCCTCTGCCCTTTTCTTTGCCAGCTCGTCCTCAAAACGATGCGACCCTGACTACCAATTCATTCCTCTTGATAATAGTAGTGATGAATTCCCCACCCCCTTCAAAACTCTTAACTTTATTGATGACCCTTTAGGTTCAGGCATATCTGTTTTACAGTCTTGCAGTGGCCTATTGTTATGTGCTAGCTATAGAGCAGGTGAAGCCAACCGCAGATATTATGTGCACAACCCTACCACTGGACAATATACTACCCTTCCTCAAATTACCCGCAAATATTCCAAATATGTTTGTAGTATGACTTTAGCCTATGATCCTGTAAAGTCACCTTACTACAAAGTTGTTTGTGTTAGACGTTCTGAAACGTCTCGTCAACATTTTCAAATTGAGATTTATTCATCTCAAACTCAGTTGTGGAGAGTGTCTGGTCAACCCTTTATCCCACCAGAGTATACAGAGTTCCAAAATTCCATTTATTGGAACGGTTCTGTTCACTGGTGGAATGGATCTATTCACTGGTGGAATGGTTTTGTGTATGGTGGTGCTAGGTTCAAAAGACGAGAGTCTTATACTTTGTACTTCAAGGTTGAAGAAGAGAGAGTAGAGCAGCTACCAATGCCTACTACACCATGGTATCGTATAGCTTCTTATGTTGGAGAGTCTGAGGGCCATTGGCATCTTATTGAAAGATATTCTGATTTTAATTCGGTGTTCAATGTATATGAGTTGAAAAGAGATTACTCAGGGTGGTTTATGAAGTACCAAGTTGATATATCAGATATTTCTATTCAATTCCCAGAGATATTCAAGTACCGCTGCACATTAGATGTAATTTCACTTGTGAGGAGAGgtaaagaagatgaagaagatggcTCTTTCTTGGTATTGGAAATACCTGGTGGTATGATTATCCGTTACAACCTCATGGACAAAAGCGTGAAGAAACTGTGGGAATTTGTCCCAGATCGCAAGTTATATAACGATGATTGTTTAAGGCATGTCTGCGCGTTACCATACATCGAGTCTCTTGCTTGTTTCTGATTGTTGGTAAGATCCAGTTTCGATAAGTATGCTAGATTGTTATGCATACAATGTGCCCGTTTGgtaaatcttaaaataagtaacttttgacttaaaatgattaagtgcgaaataagtgataagttgataaatatTTATGAGttctataagtgtttggataaatttacttataagtcagaagtttttttacttaaatgaattaaaataaataattattaaatacaattatcttagttcatgaatcttaaattagaaaatatttaaaaatttatattttaaaatcaaaactttagaaaaaagtgaaaaaatgaaaataagttggaaaaaagtacgtcactgccaactttccacttatcagcttataagttgtgaattcaacttataagttgggtcgacaaacagtCATCAATAAGTTGTCACGAGCTTATGAGCCATAAGTAGCTTATAAGCTAGTATCCAAACACGCCCAATGTAACTTTGCAATAGTATATCATAGTCATAGCTTGGTATGAGGATGCACGAAGTCCAGGTTCCAAGCTCACTGCAAGGATATACCATCTGTGCAATAAATAAATCTTGTGATTTTTTGTATTAGTTTTGCATGTTCTCACCATTCCAGTCGCATCAAATATATCAGGGAAGATTTAAGATGAAACAAAGGTACAGCAGGGAATTCTGAATAAAAATGAGAGTTCTAATTTTCGGCAAATTTTATTTTAGGGGACACCCGCCAAATTTTCAAAATACTCTCCatatttttgaattttgagaagtcactttcatatattttcaaaaaaattaatgGTGAAAAAACTTAAAATTTAATTTTGTGGGAGACACGTGTTCCCGTGTCCCTTACAGGATTTGGGTTTCCGATCTAGATACACGACACGGAACGAAAGTACACGgaataaataaatagttaaaattttaaaaatatataatatacatttATATATTACATTTCAAATATGAATTTACCTATTTTAAGTaacatatataattttataaatactaaattatattttattattccttAATTTTGTGAGAACTTCACTATTTCACTTTTAGACTTGGGCATTCATGGTTTTTGAGACATTTGTTATCGGTAAACTAAATTTGTTAATTTCGTTTTCAGATATTTTAATGATAAACTAAATCTATGTTATTTATTTTTAGATTCGTGATCGTGGATACAAAAAAAACAAGCAAGATCAAGTCGTTGACTTTATGTTTTTAATTTGTTTTGAACGTTGAACAATTTGTAGTTTATTGTACACAAGAACATTTTCACTTGTCTCATACTTTTTTATTAGGAATTTTGTTGTTCACTATTCAAGACCATTTAATTATCTATTAcattttttaacaattaattttttatatatataatcaatGTACTTTAGTATACTGATATGTTACCAAATTGATACACGAATCCAAATTCGGGTTTAAAGTTTGATACACGAAAACATGACATTGAACGTTTATACACGACACAAAACCTTGTCGGGTCTAGCCGGAGCATTGTATCAGACATTCAGACTGTTATGTATGTCCTAACAGTTGACACAGCTTGGAACGTTCAAAAAGAATTTAGGACAGATAAACCTTAATTACAATAAGCAAGCAGCTGATAAGCTAACCAGGCCTCTGAATCAATCTCAAGGTCAATATGTAATGCTGATGTTATTGGATTTCAATGTGCAATGCAGACACAAAACTGAAGGACTTGTGCAGCTAGTAATGTACTTGCAtattttggaaaatgataaactaaacaaattaggTTGAATAAGTTTATAATCCAATCTGTTTAGGGGGTGTTTGGTTCAATAAATCTGGGTATGAGGTATGGAGTTGGAATCGAGAAAACTCATACCAGGTGTTTGGTTAAAAATTTTTTGTTTTAAAACCCATTCCTGAAACCCATGAGGTATGGGGTTTAGAAACCCATGTGAATAGGTGGATATGAGCTAAATCAAACTCTTGGGTATcattttcattattttctctaGTCTTTCTTTTTAACTAAAGTATAATTCTTTTTTTAGCTCTAGTTTTAATATTGATGAATAAAAAATGTGAATGTATATTTAATTTTCTTAAATACTAcgtaaaaatatttataaactcatattttaataagaaaaattatcaaaaatactagctttttttatttatttctttttgcAATTTTACTATCCTCTAATTTTTTTGGCAAAAATATagaatcaaccaaaatcaagcAGATATACAATTAGTTGAATCAAGTtttttttgttgcatttgaggtTACATGGAGTGACATAAATTCGTCGAAAATTGCATCTAATTGAATCAAGTTGCATTAAACAGTATTTTcgtaaaaaatttggaaaatagcatttttttaaaataaaaaagtatttttgcaatttttaaaaaaaattatagtatATTTGTAAAAATATCTTTAGCCTtaggtatttttcaaaaaaaattatatttttagccTTACTAATTATGATTGTCAAGTGATCGTGTATAATTTTagattttaataataaaataatgaattaacaaaaaataataattaaatttctTTTGATTGTTGATTCCAATTAGTTTATCAAAGAGATATATTCTTATCCTATTTTGAACCAAACAGGTGATATAAAGTATCAAGTTCCAAACCCATACCAGCTTAACCCGATTCCTGATTCCAACCCGATACCACCCAACGAACCAAACGACCCCTTAAAGAGTTTCGAGTCAGGAAACTTTTTAGCAAATATGCCTTATTTTTTAATAAGTATTTTGTAGAAATGatttttttactttcttttaataaaaaattcattttattaaaattatttcaaCAATATCTTTTACAATCATATTTGCAcccaaaatataattaaaattatcAAATAATAAGTTATTTAATTAGTTACACCGATTAAATTAAATTCAACACAAATTATAAACAAAAATAACTTTAActgtttttaataaaaataaaaatataattagaTTTAGTTTCTTTTCATTGAAAAGATATTTTCACACATATTTTAAGACcctcaaaaaaattaaaaataaagtaaTATATTAATTCACCTTTGTTGTTTAATTTACAAATCTCCACACACATTTAATTGTCCTTAATGTAAATTATAATTTCATATTAAATGTTAATATATTCTTGATTTCTTGAAAAGACATTCAAAATATAATTTCCTTAATTTTTTGGGATATAATAtaactaattat
The sequence above is drawn from the Apium graveolens cultivar Ventura chromosome 2, ASM990537v1, whole genome shotgun sequence genome and encodes:
- the LOC141703058 gene encoding F-box protein At5g07610-like, translated to MIKKGAKRSRTSEHLSPVLCEPHLQTFADSAVKVAASEDLLIEILLHVPVKTLMSFKCVSKQWLSLITDPHFVRLRNPPSLSASASALFFASSSSKRCDPDYQFIPLDNSSDEFPTPFKTLNFIDDPLGSGISVLQSCSGLLLCASYRAGEANRRYYVHNPTTGQYTTLPQITRKYSKYVCSMTLAYDPVKSPYYKVVCVRRSETSRQHFQIEIYSSQTQLWRVSGQPFIPPEYTEFQNSIYWNGSVHWWNGSIHWWNGFVYGGARFKRRESYTLYFKVEEERVEQLPMPTTPWYRIASYVGESEGHWHLIERYSDFNSVFNVYELKRDYSGWFMKYQVDISDISIQFPEIFKYRCTLDVISLVRRGKEDEEDGSFLVLEIPGGMIIRYNLMDKSVKKLWEFVPDRKLYNDDCLRHVCALPYIESLACF